A single region of the Musa acuminata AAA Group cultivar baxijiao chromosome BXJ1-11, Cavendish_Baxijiao_AAA, whole genome shotgun sequence genome encodes:
- the LOC135597147 gene encoding inositol polyphosphate multikinase IPK2-like, whose product MLKPPEHQVAGHRAQDGQLGPLVDGCGIFYKPLQGDGRGDAEVAFYTSLFSHPAVPPHIHSFFPGFHGTLVLPASDASGPRPHLALDDLLAGLRSPSLIDLKIGGRTWPPDCSEDYFQKCIVKDRESTSVALGFRVSGVQIQDPAGADAFWRPSRAAVRRYMVEDVRRVLRQFVSANPPSPDQKPDCALASAVYGGPDGVLAQLMELKAWFEEQTLFHFYSASVLLVYEKDAVVAAAGQQAGKSSGVRMKLVDFAHVKEGQGVIDHNFLGGLCSLIKFMSDVLNDPEAGGRESIKVQLSCEDGSLENLGI is encoded by the coding sequence ATGCTGAAGCCGCCGGAGCACCAGGTGGCGGGCCACCGGGCCCAGGACGGGCAGCTGGGTCCGCTGGTCGATGGCTGCGGCATCTTTTACAAGCCACTCCAGGGCGACGGCCGGGGCGACGCCGAGGTCGCCTTCTACACCTCCTTGTTCTCTCACCCTGCCGTCCCTCCCCATATCCACTCCTTCTTCCCGGGCTTCCACGGCACCCTCGTCCTCCCTGCCTCTGATGCCTCCGGCCCGCGCCCCCATCTCGCCCTCGACGACCTCCTCGCCGGCCTCCGCTCGCCCTCTCTCATCGACCTCAAGATCGGCGGCCGCACGTGGCCCCCCGACTGCTCCGAAGACTACTTCCAGAAGTGCATCGTCAAGGACCGCGAGAGCACCAGCGTCGCCCTCGGCTTTCGCGTGTCGGGCGTCCAGATCCAGGATCCTGCGGGCGCCGACGCGTTCTGGCGCCCCTCCAGGGCCGCGGTGAGGCGGTACATGGTCGAGGACGTGCGCCGGGTCCTGAGGCAGTTCGTTTCGGCCAATCCGCCCTCGCCCGATCAAAAGCCCGATTGCGCCCTCGCGTCCGCCGTCTACGGCGGGCCGGACGGCGTCCTCGCGCAGCTGATGGAGCTCAAGGCGTGGTTCGAGGAGCAGACTCTGTTCCACTTCTACTCCGCATCTGTCTTGCTGGTGTATGAGAAGGATGCGGTGGTTGCAGCCGCGGGGCAGCAGGCTGGGAAATCCTCGGGGGTCCGTATGAAGCTTGTGGATTTCGCTCATGTGAAGGAGGGGCAAGGAGTCATCGATCATAATTTCTTGGGGGGTCTGTGCTCGCTCATCAAGTTTATGTCTGATGTTCTCAATGACCCTGAAGCTGGTGGCCGTGAATCCATCAAGGTCCAGTTAAGCTGCGAGGATGGGAGCTTGGAGAACCTTGGCATTTAA